One window of Betaproteobacteria bacterium genomic DNA carries:
- a CDS encoding ubiquinone biosynthesis protein UbiB, which yields MLRATLGVMRDLPRLHGIASVLIRHGLGDVVRRLGIAGVLERAGEILNWGAAADSERLEPAQRVRLALEELGPTFIKLGQVLATRVDLFPPHWITEFEKLHNDVAPVPFEQLLPE from the coding sequence ATGCTCCGCGCCACCCTGGGGGTGATGCGGGATCTGCCGCGTCTGCACGGAATCGCCTCCGTCCTGATCCGGCACGGCCTCGGCGACGTGGTGCGGCGTCTGGGCATCGCCGGTGTTCTCGAGCGTGCCGGAGAGATCCTGAACTGGGGTGCGGCAGCCGACAGCGAGCGACTCGAGCCTGCGCAGCGCGTTCGCCTCGCGCTGGAGGAACTCGGTCCGACGTTCATCAAGCTCGGCCAGGTGCTCGCGACCCGCGTCGACCTCTTTCCTCCGCACTGGATCACCGAGTTCGAAAAGCTGCACAACGACGTCGCGCCGGTTCCCTTCGAGCAGCTGCTGCCCGAG